A DNA window from Bos indicus x Bos taurus breed Angus x Brahman F1 hybrid chromosome 16, Bos_hybrid_MaternalHap_v2.0, whole genome shotgun sequence contains the following coding sequences:
- the BROX gene encoding BRO1 domain-containing protein BROX — protein MTHWFHRNPLKATAPVSFNYYGVVTGPAASKICSDLRSSRARLLELFTDLSCNPEMMKNAADSYFSLLQGFINSLDESTQESKLRYIQNFKWTDTLQGQVPSAQQDAVFELISMGFNVALWYTKYASRLAGKENITEDEAKEVHRSLKIAAGIFKHLKESHIPKLITPAEKGRDLEARLIEAYIIQCQAEAQEVTIARAIELKHAPGLIAALAYETANFYQKADHALSSLEPAYSAKWRKYLHLKMCFYTAYAYCYHGQTLLASDKCGEAIRSLQEAEKFYAKAEALCKEYGETKGPGPTVKPSGHLFFRKLGNLVKNTLEKCQRENGFIYFQKVPTEAPQLELKANYGLVEPVPFEFPPPSAHWTPETLAAFDLTKRPKDDSAKPKPEEVVKPVKEPDIKPQKDTGCYIS, from the exons atgaCACACTGGTTTCATAGGAACCCATTAAAAGCCACAGCTCCTGTCTCTTTTAACTACTATGGTGTAGTCACTGGCCCTGCTGCTTCAAAAATTTGCAG TGACCTGAGATCATCTAGAGCACGACTGCTTGAATTGTTCACTGATTTGAGCTGTAATccagaaatgatgaaaaatgcAGCAGATTCgtatttttcacttttacaag GTTTCATTAATTCATTGGATGAATCTACCCAAGAAAGCAAGTTACGATACATTCAAAATTTCAAGTGGACTGATACATTACAGGGACAGGTTCCAAG TGCCCAGCAGGATGCTGTTTTTGAATTAATTTCCATGGGATTTAATGTTGCTTTATGGTATACCAAATATGCTTCAAGACTGGCtggaaaagaaaa caTAACAGAGGATGAAGCAAAAGAAGTCCATCGAAGCTTAAAAATTGCAGCtgggatttttaaacatttaaag gaAAGTCATATCCCAAAGCTCATTACACCTGCAGAAAAGGGGCGGGATTTAGAGGCACGACTCATAGAAGCTTACATCATCCAGTGTCAGGCTGAAGCTCAAGAAG tAACAATTGCTCGAGCAATTGAGCTGAAACATGCTCCTGGACTAATTGCTGCTCTGGCATATGAAACAGCCAATTTCTATCAGAAAGCTG ATCATGCTTTATCCAGTTTGGAGCCTGCATACTCTGCTAAATGGAGAAAATATCTTCACTTGAAAATGTGTTTCTACACAGCTTAT gctTATTGTTATCATGGTCAGACTTTGTTGGCTAGTGATAAATGTGGTGAAGCAATCAGATCACTCCAAGAAGCAGAAAAAT TTTATGCAAAGGCAGAAGCATTATGCAAAGAATATGGAGAAACCAAAGGACCTGGACCAACAGTCAAACCTTCGGGACACTTGTTCTTTAGGAAACTTGGAAATCTTGTGAAGAACACTCTAGAAAAATGTCAGCGAGAAAATGGATTTAT TTACTTTCAAAAAGTTCCAACAGAAGCCCCACAACTGGAACTCAAAGCAAATTATGGTCTCGTAGAACCTGTACCTTTCgaatttcctcctccaagtgcGCACTGGACACCAGAAACATTGGCTGCTTTTGATCTCACCAAAAGACCCAAGGATGACAGT